A genomic window from Pantoea alhagi includes:
- the sufC gene encoding Fe-S cluster assembly ATPase SufC: MLSIKDLQVNIEDKAILRGLDLEIKPGEVHAIMGPNGSGKSTLSATLAGREEYEVVGGSVDFKGKDLLELSPEDRAGEGIFMAFQYPVEIPGVSNQFFLQTAVNAVRKYRQQEELDRFDFQDFIEEKIELLKMPEDLLTRSVNVGFSGGEKKRNDILQMAALEPDLCILDETDSGLDIDALKIVSNGVNSLRDGKRAFIIVTHYQRILDYIKPDYVHVLYQGKIVKSGDFTLVKQLEEQGYGWLTDQE; encoded by the coding sequence ATGTTAAGCATTAAAGATTTACAGGTAAACATTGAAGATAAGGCCATTCTGCGCGGACTCGATCTTGAAATAAAGCCGGGCGAAGTTCATGCGATCATGGGACCTAACGGCTCCGGTAAGAGCACGCTTTCCGCTACTCTGGCAGGTCGCGAAGAGTATGAAGTGGTTGGCGGCTCGGTGGATTTCAAAGGTAAAGATCTGCTGGAGCTGTCGCCAGAAGATCGCGCGGGCGAAGGCATCTTTATGGCTTTCCAGTATCCGGTGGAAATCCCCGGCGTCAGCAATCAGTTTTTCCTGCAAACCGCTGTTAATGCGGTACGTAAATATCGTCAGCAGGAAGAGCTGGACCGTTTCGATTTTCAGGACTTTATCGAAGAAAAAATCGAACTGCTGAAAATGCCGGAAGATTTGTTGACCCGCTCGGTTAACGTCGGCTTTTCCGGCGGCGAAAAGAAACGTAACGATATTCTGCAGATGGCGGCGCTGGAGCCGGATCTGTGCATTCTGGATGAAACCGACTCCGGTCTGGATATCGATGCGTTGAAAATTGTCTCTAACGGTGTGAACTCGCTGCGGGATGGCAAACGCGCCTTTATTATTGTTACGCACTATCAGCGTATTCTGGACTATATCAAGCCAGACTATGTTCATGTGCTTTATCAGGGCAAAATTGTGAAATCTGGCGACTTTACGCTGGTGAAACAGCTGGAGGAGCAAGGCTATGGCTGGCTTACCGACCAGGAGTGA
- a CDS encoding MATE family efflux transporter: MQKYLTEARQLLALAIPVILAQVAQTAMGFVDTIMAGSVSATDMAAVAVGTSIWLPAILFGHGLILALTPVVAQLNGSGHRERIASQVRQAYWLAAMVSVLIMFVLWNAGYMIHAMHDIDPALADKAVGYLRALLWGAPGYLFFQVARNQCEGLSKTKPGMVMGFIGLLVNIPVNYVFIYGHLGMPALGGVGCGVATASVYWVMFIIMRLWVRRARSMRDITLPGYFSAPDWTVLSRLTRLGLPVALALFFEVTLFAVVALLVSPLGIVNVAGHQIALNFSSLMFVLPLSLGVATTIRVGFRLGQGSVEAAKVAAWTGQGVGIMMAAATALFTVTFREQIALLYNDNPQVVALAAQLMMLAAIYQFSDSIQVIGSGILRGYKDTRSIFFITLVAYWVVGLPSGYLLALTDWIVPPMGPAGFWCGFILGLTSAAVMMLWRIRRLQKLPAELILSRAAH, translated from the coding sequence GTGCAGAAGTATCTGACAGAAGCGCGTCAATTACTGGCTCTTGCCATTCCGGTTATTCTGGCGCAGGTTGCGCAAACAGCTATGGGCTTTGTTGATACCATTATGGCGGGATCGGTTAGCGCGACCGATATGGCCGCCGTTGCGGTCGGCACCTCAATCTGGCTGCCCGCTATCCTGTTTGGTCACGGACTTATTTTAGCCTTAACGCCGGTGGTGGCGCAGCTTAACGGCTCCGGACATCGTGAGCGCATCGCCAGTCAGGTGCGTCAGGCTTACTGGCTGGCAGCGATGGTCTCGGTGCTGATTATGTTTGTGTTGTGGAACGCCGGTTATATGATCCATGCAATGCACGATATTGATCCCGCTTTAGCTGATAAGGCGGTGGGTTATCTGCGTGCGCTGCTGTGGGGCGCGCCGGGCTATCTGTTTTTTCAGGTCGCCCGTAACCAGTGCGAAGGATTATCGAAAACCAAACCCGGCATGGTGATGGGCTTTATCGGTTTACTGGTCAATATTCCGGTTAACTACGTGTTTATTTATGGTCATCTGGGCATGCCCGCATTAGGCGGAGTCGGCTGTGGGGTTGCGACGGCATCGGTTTACTGGGTGATGTTTATCATTATGCGGCTGTGGGTGCGTCGGGCGCGCTCTATGCGGGATATTACCCTGCCCGGCTACTTCAGCGCTCCAGACTGGACAGTTCTGTCGCGGCTAACCCGTCTCGGCCTGCCAGTTGCGCTGGCGCTGTTCTTTGAAGTTACCCTGTTTGCCGTGGTCGCCCTACTGGTTTCTCCACTGGGCATCGTTAATGTTGCCGGTCATCAGATTGCGCTTAACTTTAGTTCATTGATGTTCGTCCTTCCGCTTTCGCTGGGGGTAGCAACAACCATTCGCGTCGGCTTCCGCCTTGGGCAGGGTTCGGTCGAGGCGGCAAAAGTCGCGGCCTGGACCGGTCAGGGCGTGGGCATCATGATGGCTGCCGCGACGGCGCTGTTTACGGTTACCTTCCGAGAGCAGATCGCCCTGCTGTATAACGATAATCCGCAGGTCGTTGCGCTGGCCGCGCAGCTCATGATGCTGGCCGCCATCTACCAGTTCTCTGATTCCATTCAGGTGATCGGCAGCGGCATTTTGCGTGGTTATAAGGATACGCGCTCGATCTTCTTTATAACGCTGGTGGCTTACTGGGTGGTTGGCTTACCCAGCGGCTATCTGCTGGCGCTGACCGACTGGATTGTGCCGCCTATGGGGCCGGCAGGCTTCTGGTGCGGTTTTATTCTTGGGTTAACCTCAGCGGCAGTAATGATGCTGTGGCGCATTCGCCGGCTGCAAAAATTACCAGCTGAACTGATCCTGAGCCGTGCTGCGCATTAA
- the sufE gene encoding cysteine desulfuration protein SufE, with amino-acid sequence MAILPEKEKLVRNFNRCANWEEKYLYVIELGGKLPELSDSFHQPEYSVSGCQSQVWIVMQQGADGTVGLLGDSDAAIVKGLIAIVFSLYQGMTPQQIVEFDVRPWFEQLALTQHLTPSRSQGLEAMIRTIRARAQSLC; translated from the coding sequence ATGGCGATACTGCCAGAGAAAGAGAAGCTGGTGCGCAATTTTAATCGCTGCGCCAACTGGGAAGAGAAGTACCTGTATGTGATTGAACTGGGAGGGAAGCTGCCAGAATTGTCTGATTCCTTCCACCAGCCGGAATACAGCGTTTCCGGCTGCCAGAGCCAGGTCTGGATTGTCATGCAGCAGGGCGCCGACGGTACCGTCGGGCTGCTGGGCGACAGCGATGCGGCCATTGTTAAGGGCTTGATTGCGATTGTATTTAGCCTTTATCAGGGCATGACGCCGCAGCAGATTGTAGAATTTGATGTGCGTCCCTGGTTTGAACAACTGGCATTAACGCAGCATCTTACGCCGTCCCGTTCTCAGGGGCTGGAAGCCATGATCCGCACTATCCGCGCCCGCGCGCAGTCGCTCTGCTAA
- the sufA gene encoding Fe-S cluster assembly scaffold SufA → MQSANPASFSPDDFIWKGLTLTDSAAQQIKALTANDPQVLGLRLGVKQSGCAGFGYTMDLVKEPVADDLLFTHQGATLYVPLQAMPFIDGTQVDFVREGLNQVFKFNNPKAQHACGCGESFGVE, encoded by the coding sequence ATGCAATCTGCAAATCCGGCCTCTTTCTCTCCAGATGATTTTATCTGGAAGGGTTTGACCCTTACTGACAGCGCAGCGCAGCAAATCAAGGCGCTTACCGCTAACGATCCGCAAGTGTTAGGACTCCGGCTGGGCGTAAAACAGTCCGGCTGTGCGGGGTTCGGCTATACCATGGACCTGGTGAAAGAGCCTGTAGCAGACGATCTGCTGTTTACTCATCAGGGCGCAACGCTGTACGTGCCGCTTCAGGCGATGCCCTTTATTGACGGTACGCAGGTAGATTTCGTTCGCGAAGGTCTGAATCAGGTATTTAAATTTAATAATCCTAAAGCTCAACACGCCTGCGGTTGTGGTGAGAGCTTTGGCGTTGAGTAA
- the pykF gene encoding pyruvate kinase PykF, whose translation MKKTKIVCTIGPKTESEEMLTNLLEAGMNVMRLNFSHGDYEEHGRRIANIRAVMQKTGHQAAILLDTKGPEIRTMKLEGGNDVSLKAGQTFTFTTDQSVIGNSERVAVTYAGFAADLKIGNTVLVDDGLIGMEVTEVTENSVVCTVLNNGDLGENKGVNLPGVSIQLPALAEKDKRDLIFGCEQGVDFVAASFIRKRSDVLEIREHLKKHGGEHIQIISKIENQEGLNNFDEILDASDGIMVARGDLGVEIPVEEVIFAQKMMIKKCNKARKVVITATQMLDSMIKNPRPTRAEAGDVANAILDGTDAVMLSGESAKGKYPLESVRIMATICERTDRVMKSRIDSLNDNRKLRITEAVCRGAVETAEKLEAPLIVVATEGGKSAKSVRKYFPDATILALTTNEITARQLLLSKGIEARVVNEIASTDDFYRIGKEIALESGYGQKGDVVVMVSGALVPSGTTNTASVHVL comes from the coding sequence ATGAAAAAGACCAAGATCGTTTGTACCATCGGCCCGAAAACTGAATCAGAAGAGATGCTAACCAACCTGCTGGAAGCGGGCATGAATGTTATGCGTCTGAATTTCTCTCACGGTGACTATGAAGAGCATGGTCGTCGTATCGCCAATATCCGCGCGGTTATGCAAAAAACTGGTCATCAGGCAGCTATCCTGCTGGATACCAAAGGCCCGGAAATTCGCACTATGAAACTGGAAGGCGGTAATGATGTTTCGCTGAAAGCGGGCCAGACGTTCACCTTCACCACCGATCAGTCCGTGATTGGCAACAGCGAGCGCGTTGCCGTGACTTACGCAGGTTTTGCTGCCGATCTGAAAATCGGTAATACCGTACTGGTCGACGATGGCCTGATCGGTATGGAAGTCACTGAAGTCACTGAAAACAGCGTGGTTTGTACCGTACTGAACAATGGCGATCTGGGTGAAAACAAAGGCGTTAACCTGCCGGGCGTTTCCATTCAGCTGCCTGCGCTGGCTGAGAAAGATAAACGCGATCTGATTTTCGGTTGCGAACAGGGCGTGGATTTCGTTGCGGCCTCCTTTATTCGTAAGCGTTCAGACGTGCTGGAAATCCGTGAGCATCTGAAAAAGCACGGCGGCGAGCATATCCAGATCATCTCTAAAATTGAGAACCAGGAAGGCCTCAATAACTTTGATGAGATCCTGGATGCTTCTGACGGCATCATGGTTGCCCGTGGCGACCTCGGCGTGGAAATCCCGGTTGAAGAAGTGATTTTCGCGCAGAAAATGATGATCAAGAAATGTAATAAAGCACGCAAAGTGGTCATCACCGCCACTCAGATGCTTGATTCCATGATCAAAAACCCACGCCCTACCCGTGCAGAAGCTGGCGACGTGGCGAACGCCATTCTTGACGGCACCGATGCGGTCATGCTCTCTGGCGAAAGCGCTAAAGGTAAATATCCGCTGGAATCGGTACGCATTATGGCGACCATCTGCGAACGTACCGATCGCGTGATGAAATCACGTATTGATTCGCTGAACGACAACCGCAAACTGCGTATCACCGAAGCGGTATGTCGCGGCGCAGTTGAGACCGCTGAGAAGCTGGAAGCCCCGCTGATCGTTGTTGCGACCGAAGGCGGTAAATCAGCGAAGTCGGTGCGTAAGTACTTCCCTGATGCCACCATTCTGGCGTTAACCACCAATGAAATCACTGCACGCCAGCTGCTGCTGAGCAAAGGCATTGAAGCGCGCGTGGTGAATGAGATCGCCTCTACCGATGATTTCTACCGTATTGGTAAAGAAATTGCGCTGGAGAGCGGTTACGGCCAGAAAGGCGATGTGGTGGTAATGGTCTCAGGTGCCCTGGTACCAAGCGGAACAACAAATACCGCTTCTGTACACGTACTGTAA
- the sufD gene encoding Fe-S cluster assembly protein SufD, whose product MAGLPTRSENALQQWHHLFESRGDVRSLQAQQHWQQLMRLGLPTRKHENWKYTPLDELLSQQFVLPDAPALTAEDVTRLALPLDAVRLVFVDGHFNAALSDTQFDHFEVQVASAAERRNFATPVQPEVFLHLTESLAEQATMLRLPRGKAAERPLYLLHISSGRAEQQLNTVHYRHHLQIDEGAEAQVIEHYVSLNAQPHFTGARLTMTVGDNAQLTHTKLSFENAASFHFAHNDIVTGRDARVSSHSFLLGAGLSRHNTSAQLNGENSDLSINSLVLPVDKEVCDTRTYLEHNKGYCQSRQLHKTIVRDRARAVFNGMIKVAQHALKTDGQMTNNNLLLGRLAEVDTKPQLEIYADDVKCSHGATVGRIDEEQMFYLRARGISEEAAQRMIVYAFAAELTEAIDDETLKAFVLQRIAQRFPGGIQ is encoded by the coding sequence ATGGCTGGCTTACCGACCAGGAGTGAAAACGCGCTGCAGCAGTGGCACCATCTGTTTGAGTCGCGCGGCGACGTGCGCTCGCTACAGGCACAGCAGCACTGGCAGCAGCTGATGCGGCTGGGATTGCCGACCCGCAAGCATGAAAACTGGAAATATACGCCGCTGGACGAGCTGCTCAGCCAGCAGTTTGTATTGCCTGACGCGCCCGCGCTGACGGCTGAAGATGTTACACGTCTGGCGCTGCCGCTGGACGCGGTGCGCCTGGTGTTTGTTGACGGGCATTTTAATGCTGCGCTGAGCGATACTCAGTTCGATCATTTTGAGGTGCAGGTAGCCAGCGCGGCGGAAAGACGCAATTTTGCCACTCCCGTGCAGCCGGAGGTGTTTCTGCACCTGACCGAAAGCCTGGCCGAGCAGGCGACCATGCTGCGCCTGCCGCGTGGCAAAGCGGCTGAACGTCCGCTCTATTTGCTGCATATCAGCAGCGGTCGGGCAGAACAGCAGCTGAATACGGTGCATTACCGTCATCATCTGCAGATCGATGAGGGTGCTGAAGCGCAGGTAATTGAACATTACGTTAGCCTGAATGCGCAGCCGCATTTTACCGGCGCTCGTCTGACCATGACGGTTGGTGACAATGCACAGCTGACGCATACCAAACTTTCGTTCGAGAATGCCGCCAGCTTCCATTTTGCGCATAATGATATCGTGACCGGACGCGATGCGCGCGTCAGCAGCCACAGCTTCCTGCTGGGCGCCGGCCTGAGTCGTCACAATACCAGCGCGCAGCTGAACGGCGAAAATAGCGACCTTTCTATCAACAGCCTGGTGCTGCCGGTGGACAAAGAGGTATGCGATACCCGCACTTACCTTGAGCACAACAAAGGCTACTGTCAGAGCCGTCAGCTGCATAAAACCATCGTGCGCGATCGCGCCCGTGCAGTATTTAACGGCATGATCAAGGTGGCACAGCATGCGCTGAAAACGGATGGTCAGATGACCAACAACAACCTGCTGTTGGGACGTCTGGCGGAAGTGGATACCAAACCGCAGCTGGAAATCTATGCCGATGACGTTAAATGCAGCCATGGCGCTACCGTGGGACGCATTGACGAAGAACAGATGTTCTACCTGCGCGCGCGCGGCATTAGCGAAGAAGCGGCGCAACGCATGATCGTCTACGCCTTTGCTGCCGAACTCACAGAAGCGATTGACGATGAAACGCTGAAAGCTTTTGTGCTGCAGCGTATCGCGCAACGTTTTCCCGGAGGCATTCAATGA
- a CDS encoding L,D-transpeptidase family protein — protein MNAHLPFAGWLICAALIVPRLVSATEYPLPAENSRLIGENTTAQVPNDKRPLESIAARYQVGLLNMLEANPGTDPWLPAAGSELTIPHQMLLPDTKREGIVVNLAELRLYYYPKGENKVIVYPIGIGQQGIMTPSMVTRISQKIPGPTWTPTPNIRKRYAQEGVKLPAVFPAGPDNPMGLFALRLAWGSGHYLIHGTNADFGIGMRVSSGCIRLRPDDIEALFNSVSENTRVQVVNQPVKYAIEPDGKRYIEVHQPLSRNEQDDPQTMPLPLSKALKRFINSSESDKAIIEAALKRRSGMPVLVNLGEAVNHDQIAPQNALESAQEHETGQESATIGKS, from the coding sequence ATGAACGCTCACCTTCCTTTTGCCGGCTGGTTAATATGCGCCGCGCTTATTGTACCGCGCCTGGTCAGCGCTACTGAATATCCCTTGCCTGCCGAAAACAGCCGCTTGATTGGTGAAAACACCACGGCGCAGGTGCCGAACGATAAGCGGCCGCTGGAGTCGATTGCCGCACGCTATCAGGTCGGTCTGTTAAATATGCTGGAAGCGAATCCCGGCACTGATCCCTGGCTGCCAGCCGCAGGCAGCGAGCTTACTATCCCTCATCAGATGCTGCTGCCCGATACCAAACGCGAGGGCATCGTGGTCAATCTGGCGGAGCTGCGCCTTTATTACTATCCGAAAGGGGAAAACAAGGTGATTGTCTATCCGATCGGCATCGGCCAGCAGGGGATTATGACCCCTTCGATGGTTACCCGCATTAGCCAAAAAATCCCTGGCCCAACCTGGACGCCAACCCCCAATATCCGCAAGCGCTACGCGCAGGAAGGCGTGAAACTGCCAGCCGTATTTCCCGCCGGGCCTGATAATCCAATGGGACTGTTTGCGCTGCGTCTGGCCTGGGGCAGCGGTCACTATTTGATCCACGGCACTAACGCTGATTTCGGCATCGGCATGCGCGTCAGCTCAGGCTGTATTCGTCTGCGGCCTGATGATATCGAGGCCCTGTTTAACAGCGTGTCGGAGAATACGCGAGTGCAGGTTGTCAACCAACCGGTGAAGTACGCTATTGAGCCCGACGGTAAGCGCTATATCGAAGTACATCAGCCGTTATCGCGTAATGAGCAGGATGACCCGCAAACCATGCCGCTGCCGCTTAGCAAAGCGCTGAAGCGTTTTATCAATAGTAGCGAAAGCGATAAAGCGATCATCGAGGCGGCGTTAAAACGACGCTCAGGCATGCCGGTACTGGTTAACCTTGGCGAAGCGGTAAACCATGACCAGATAGCGCCGCAGAATGCGCTGGAAAGCGCGCAGGAGCATGAGACGGGTCAGGAGAGCGCTACGATAGGGAAAAGCTGA
- the sufS gene encoding cysteine desulfurase SufS, with product MSFDLARVRADFPILAREVNGQPLAYLDSAASAQKPLAVINAESHFYQHGYAAVHRGIHTLSAAATTDMENVRAQAARFLNAASPEEIVFVKGTTEGINLVANSWGGSQLQPGDNIIITAMEHHANIVPWQMVAARTGATLRVLPLTADGELDSSQLAALIDSKTRLLAVTHVSNVLGTVNPVKELVAQAKAAGLVTLVDGAQAVMHQRVDVQDIDCDFYLFSGHKLYGPTGIGILYGRYAQLSALPPWEGGGAMIEHVVLPEGTTYAKAPWSLEAGTPNTGGIIGLGAALAYVEALGLDNIQAREQALMRYALDKLASVPELTIYGPQTRAGVIAFNLGNHHAYDVGSFLDQYGIAIRTGHHCAMPLMKHYGVPAMCRASFAMYNSEEEADRLAAGLTRIHRLLGG from the coding sequence ATGAGTTTTGATCTCGCACGCGTCAGGGCCGATTTCCCGATTCTGGCACGCGAGGTCAACGGACAGCCGTTGGCCTACCTTGACAGCGCGGCCAGCGCGCAAAAACCGCTGGCGGTGATTAACGCGGAAAGTCATTTCTACCAGCACGGCTATGCGGCGGTTCACCGGGGGATCCATACCCTCAGCGCCGCCGCCACGACGGATATGGAAAACGTGCGCGCCCAGGCGGCGCGTTTTCTTAATGCTGCCTCGCCGGAAGAGATTGTTTTCGTTAAAGGCACCACAGAAGGCATCAATCTGGTTGCCAACAGCTGGGGCGGCAGTCAGCTGCAGCCAGGCGACAATATTATTATCACTGCCATGGAGCATCACGCGAATATCGTGCCGTGGCAGATGGTGGCTGCCCGTACCGGCGCTACCCTTCGCGTATTGCCGCTGACGGCGGATGGGGAGCTGGATAGCTCGCAGCTCGCAGCGCTGATTGACAGCAAAACACGTTTGCTGGCGGTTACGCACGTTTCCAACGTGCTGGGCACCGTTAACCCGGTTAAAGAGCTGGTTGCGCAGGCGAAAGCGGCAGGTCTGGTGACGCTGGTGGATGGCGCGCAGGCCGTGATGCACCAGCGGGTAGATGTGCAGGACATTGACTGCGACTTCTATCTGTTCTCCGGACATAAACTCTACGGGCCGACCGGCATTGGTATTCTGTATGGCCGCTATGCGCAGCTGTCAGCGCTGCCACCGTGGGAAGGCGGCGGCGCGATGATTGAGCACGTAGTGCTACCGGAAGGGACAACCTACGCCAAAGCGCCCTGGAGCCTCGAGGCGGGCACGCCTAATACCGGCGGTATTATTGGACTGGGCGCTGCGCTCGCCTATGTGGAAGCACTGGGGCTGGATAATATTCAGGCCCGTGAACAGGCGCTGATGCGTTATGCACTGGATAAGCTGGCGTCGGTACCGGAGCTGACTATTTACGGGCCGCAGACGCGCGCCGGGGTGATCGCATTCAATCTTGGCAACCATCACGCCTATGATGTGGGCAGTTTCCTCGATCAGTACGGGATTGCTATTCGTACCGGCCACCACTGCGCAATGCCATTGATGAAGCACTATGGCGTTCCTGCTATGTGTCGCGCATCGTTCGCCATGTATAATAGCGAAGAAGAGGCCGATCGGCTTGCCGCTGGGCTGACACGTATTCATCGCTTGCTGGGAGGCTAA
- a CDS encoding major outer membrane lipoprotein — protein sequence MNRTKLVLGAVILGSTLLAGCSSNAKIDQLSSDVQTLNAKVDQLSNDVNAMRSDVQAAKDDAARANQRLDNQAHSYRK from the coding sequence ATGAATCGTACTAAACTGGTACTGGGCGCGGTAATTCTGGGTTCAACTCTGCTGGCTGGTTGTTCCAGCAATGCTAAAATCGACCAGCTGTCAAGCGACGTTCAGACTCTGAACGCGAAAGTTGACCAGCTGAGCAACGACGTGAACGCAATGCGTTCTGACGTACAGGCTGCTAAAGATGACGCAGCTCGTGCTAACCAGCGTCTGGACAACCAGGCTCATTCTTACCGTAAGTAA
- the sufB gene encoding Fe-S cluster assembly protein SufB — translation MSRNSEASDDVQIWEGGRKNYKEGFFTQLQTDELAHGISEEVVRAISAKRNEPEWMLEFRLKAYEAWLQMEEPHWLKAHYDKLDYQDYSYYSAPSCGNCDDSCASEPGAQQTSGGQASSSYLTQEVEKAFEQLGVPVREGKEVAVDAIFDSVSVATTYRHKLAEQGIIFCSFGEAIQEHPELVKKYLGTVVPHNDNFFAALNSAVASDGTFVYIPKGVRCPMELSTYFRINAAKTGQFERTILIADEESYVSYIEGCSAPVRDSYQLHAAVVEVIIHKNAEVKYSTVQNWFPGGEGEGGILNFVTKRALCEGEGSKMSWTQSETGSAITWKYPSVILRGDNSIGEFYSVALTSGRQQADTGTKMIHIGKNTKSTIISKGISAGKSQNTYRGLVKIMPTATNARNFTQCDSMLIGPDCGAHTFPYVETRNNTAQLEHEATTSRIGEDQLFYCLQRGISEEDAISMIVNGFCKDVFSELPLEFAVEAQKLLAISLEHSVG, via the coding sequence ATGTCCCGAAACAGTGAAGCATCAGACGACGTACAAATCTGGGAAGGCGGCCGCAAAAATTATAAAGAAGGCTTCTTTACCCAACTGCAAACCGATGAGCTGGCGCACGGTATCAGCGAAGAGGTGGTGCGTGCCATTTCCGCGAAGCGCAACGAGCCGGAGTGGATGCTGGAGTTCCGCCTGAAAGCCTATGAAGCCTGGCTGCAGATGGAAGAGCCGCACTGGCTGAAAGCCCATTACGACAAGCTGGATTACCAGGATTACAGCTATTACTCGGCGCCTTCCTGCGGCAACTGCGATGACAGCTGTGCGTCAGAGCCGGGTGCGCAGCAAACCTCCGGCGGTCAGGCGAGCAGCAGCTACCTGACGCAGGAAGTAGAAAAAGCGTTCGAACAGCTCGGCGTACCGGTGCGTGAAGGAAAAGAGGTGGCGGTCGACGCCATTTTTGACTCGGTATCGGTAGCCACCACCTATCGCCATAAACTGGCTGAGCAGGGCATTATTTTCTGCTCATTTGGCGAAGCTATTCAGGAACATCCGGAACTGGTTAAGAAATATCTTGGTACTGTGGTGCCGCATAACGATAACTTCTTTGCCGCACTGAACTCGGCTGTCGCCTCAGACGGCACCTTTGTTTATATCCCGAAAGGGGTGCGCTGCCCGATGGAGCTTTCCACCTATTTCCGCATCAACGCGGCGAAAACCGGACAGTTCGAGCGCACAATTCTGATCGCCGATGAAGAGAGCTACGTCAGCTATATCGAAGGCTGTTCCGCACCGGTACGTGACAGCTATCAGCTGCATGCGGCGGTGGTGGAAGTGATCATTCATAAAAACGCCGAAGTGAAATACTCTACGGTGCAGAACTGGTTCCCGGGCGGCGAAGGGGAAGGCGGTATTCTGAACTTCGTGACCAAGCGCGCGCTGTGCGAAGGCGAGGGCAGCAAAATGTCCTGGACGCAATCGGAAACCGGCTCTGCAATTACCTGGAAATATCCAAGCGTGATCCTGCGCGGCGATAACTCTATCGGTGAGTTCTATTCTGTCGCGCTGACCAGCGGTCGCCAGCAGGCGGACACCGGCACCAAGATGATTCACATTGGTAAAAACACCAAATCGACCATCATCTCCAAAGGGATCTCCGCCGGTAAGAGCCAGAACACCTATCGTGGACTGGTAAAAATTATGCCAACCGCCACCAACGCGCGTAACTTTACCCAGTGTGATTCCATGCTGATAGGCCCGGACTGCGGGGCGCATACCTTCCCCTATGTTGAGACGCGTAACAACACCGCGCAGCTGGAGCATGAAGCGACCACCTCACGTATCGGTGAAGATCAGCTTTTCTACTGCCTGCAGCGTGGGATCAGCGAAGAAGATGCGATCTCCATGATTGTTAACGGTTTCTGTAAAGATGTCTTCTCTGAACTGCCGCTGGAATTTGCCGTTGAGGCGCAAAAGCTGTTGGCCATTAGTCTGGAACACAGCGTTGGCTAA
- a CDS encoding riboflavin synthase subunit alpha: protein MFTGIVQGTAEVVAIEEKTNFRTHIVKMPQALLPGLELGASVAHNGCCLTVTEINGDRVSFDLVKETLRITNLGDIQPGDTVNIERAAKFSDEIGGHLMSGHIMTTAEISKIINAENNREIWFKPQDSTLLKYILHKGFIGIDGISLTVGDVTKTKFCVHLIPETLMRTTLGAKRLGQRVNIEIDPHTQAIVDTVERVLAQRDAALATTLQNHAE from the coding sequence ATGTTTACCGGAATTGTGCAGGGCACCGCAGAGGTGGTTGCCATTGAAGAAAAAACTAACTTTCGCACTCATATTGTTAAAATGCCGCAGGCGTTATTACCGGGCCTGGAGCTGGGCGCGTCGGTAGCGCATAACGGTTGCTGTCTGACCGTAACGGAAATTAATGGCGATCGGGTCAGCTTCGATTTGGTAAAAGAGACGTTACGCATTACTAATCTTGGCGATATACAGCCGGGCGATACGGTAAATATTGAGCGCGCGGCGAAGTTCAGCGACGAAATTGGCGGTCATTTGATGTCCGGTCATATTATGACCACGGCAGAAATCAGCAAAATCATTAATGCTGAAAATAACCGTGAGATCTGGTTTAAACCGCAGGACAGCACGCTACTGAAATATATCCTTCACAAAGGTTTTATCGGTATTGATGGCATCAGCCTGACCGTAGGCGATGTCACTAAAACTAAATTTTGCGTCCATCTTATTCCTGAGACGTTGATGCGTACCACGCTGGGCGCAAAAAGGCTGGGGCAGCGGGTCAATATTGAAATTGATCCGCATACACAGGCGATTGTTGATACGGTGGAACGCGTACTGGCGCAACGTGACGCGGCGCTGGCGACCACGCTGCAAAACCACGCGGAATAA